Proteins from one Setaria italica strain Yugu1 chromosome V, Setaria_italica_v2.0, whole genome shotgun sequence genomic window:
- the LOC111257441 gene encoding uncharacterized protein LOC111257441 gives MMIQVRDVSNNIARGWLQHYDIDLGIAFVKVTEFIDACVVHLCHGMEFLPQGNLVAIQLTDSGALTPLMLSKDSSAFEDGKVLCKSSKAGDGVPLFDGDGNFVGMNLLLDTGRWSYLQMSVVIEQLEHLRKGTNCV, from the exons ATGATG ATTCAAGTACGTGATGTATCCAATAACATTGCCAGAGGGTGGTTGCAACACTATGATATAGACCTTGGGATTGCTTTTGTCAAGGTCACAGAGTTCATTGATGCTTGTGTAGTACATCTCTGTCATGGAATGGAATTTCTGCCCCAAGGTAACCTAGTAGCTATACAACTTACTGACTCTGGTGCATTAACACCCTTGATGCTGTCTAAAGATTCAAGTGCTTTTGAAGATGGCAAAGTGCTTTGTAAGTCCTCTAAG GCTGGTGATGGTGTGCCACTTTTTGATGGTGATGGAAACTTTGTTGGCATGAACCTTCTTCTGGATACAGGAAGATGGTCTTATCTTCAAATGAGTGTAGTTATTGAACAATTAGAGCATTTGAGAAAAGGAACAAATTGCGTGTGA
- the LOC111257442 gene encoding uncharacterized protein LOC111257442 → MEGGMVLVNTFEENFGDSFDSGKGVWSKLSKTVAENLSRSVVSLASYNGHEGKTRFFACSGVIIEWKGCSTILTSASLVRNRFDEKKIEENLKIDVLLPNKLRTEGTLEHYNLHYNVAIVSFKGFGDHSTANIHDRGAIRSSRVVAVGRCFESSMLMATGGICTSCLSRFDCYAIRYSTCI, encoded by the exons ATGGAGG GTGGCATGGTTTTGGTTAACACTTTTGAAGAGAATTTCGGTGACTCATTTGATTCTGGTAAAGGTGTCTGGAGTAAACTCAGTAAAACAGTTGCAGAAAATTTATCCCGAAGTGTTGTCTCACTTGCTTCATACAATg GGCATGAAGGGAAAACAAGGTTTTTCGCTTGTTCAGGCGTGATTATAGAATGGAAGGGGTGCAGCACTATTCTCACTTCAGCCAGCTTGGTTAGAAATCGTTTTGATGAAAAGAAGATTGAAGAAAACCTCAAG ATTGATGTGCTGCTTCCAAACAAACTACGCACCGAAGGGACACTGGAACATTATAACTTGCATTATAATGTTGCTATTGTCAGTTTCAAGGGTTTCGGCGATCATTCTACTGCAAATATTCATGATCGGGGGGCCATTCGATCTTCACGAGTAGTAGCAGTAGGGCGTTGCTTTGAATCAAGCATGTTAATGGCCACAGGAGGGATATGCACTAGTTGTCTGAGCAGATTTGATTGCTATGCTATTCGATATTCCACTTGTATTTGA
- the LOC111257309 gene encoding uncharacterized protein LOC111257309: MPPPPLMPIGPTLLLIERDLISKLQVPKVIEPNPTHSKRTVIYIDCSNIIDSTNWSVEMAASKKTPREVEVELELPDALPAIVSSCNKTRVHLTNDAYKKMVGQPLCSWLDFLPGARPSRRINGEVVLYVQTFSTMSCLPSTRCAFPYVAKVSWQHEDTTASLIVPCGVEHLIRNSNYSFI, from the exons atgccgccgccgccgctgatgcCTATTGGCCCCACA TTGTTACTGATAGAGCGCGACCTCATCTCAAAGTTGCAGGTGCCTAAGGTCATCGAGCCCAATCCCACTCACTCCAAGCGCACCGTCATCTACATCGACTGCAGCAACATCATCGACTCCACCAACTGGTCGGTGGAAATGGCTGCGTCCAAGAAGAcaccaagggaagtggaggTAGAGCTGGAGCTACCTGACGCGCTTCCAGCCATCGTATCGAGCTGCAACAAGACTCGTGTCCACCTAACGAATGACGCATACAAGAAGATGGTGGGGCAACCACTATGCTCGTGGCTCGACTTCCTGCCGGGGGCCAGGCCATCCAGGAGGATCAACGGTGAGGTGGTCCTGTACGTGCAAACATTCAGCACCATGTCATGCTTGCCAAGTACCAGGTGTGCCTTCCCATATGTTGCAAAGGTCTCATGGCAGCATGAGGACACCACTGCCTCGCTCATTGTGCCGTGTGGCGTTGAGCACCTGATCCGTAACTCCAACTACAGCTTTATCTAA